In Euphorbia lathyris chromosome 9, ddEupLath1.1, whole genome shotgun sequence, the following are encoded in one genomic region:
- the LOC136205440 gene encoding importin subunit alpha-1a-like has protein sequence MSLRPSARTEVRRNRYKVAVDAEEGRRRREDNMVEIRKNRREESLQKKRREGLQTQPMPASLHSSAVEKKLEHLPSMVAGVWSDDSNLQLEATTQFRKLLSIERSPPIEEVIQAGVVPRFVEFLMREDFPQLQFEAAWALTNIASGTSENTRVVIDHGAVPIFVKLLASPSDDVREQAVWALGNVAGDSPKCRDLVLGNGALLPLLAQLNEHAKLSMLRNATWTLSNFCRGKPQPPFDQVKPALPALARLIHSNDEEVLTDACWALSYLSDGTNDKIQAVIEAGVCPRLVELLLHPSPSVLIPALRTVGNIVTGDDMQTQCIINHQALPCLLNLLTNNYKKSIKKEACWTISNITAGNKEQIQAVVEANIIGPLVHLLQNAEFDIKKEAAWALSNATSGGTHEQIKYLVSQGCIKPLCDLLTCPDPRIVTVCLEGLENILKVGESDKNLGANNGVNIYAQMIDDAEGLEKIENLQSHDNTEIYEKAVKILEAYWLEEDETMPPGDASQSGFQFGGNEMPSVPSGGFNFS, from the exons ATGTCGTTGAGGCCAAGCGCTAGGACCGAGGTCCGGAGGAACAGGTACAAGGTGGCCGTGGATGCTGAGGAAGGTCGCCGTAGACGAGAGGATAACATGGTGGAGATCCGGAAGAATCGTCGTGAGGAGAGTCTCCAGAAGAAACGACGAGAGGGACTCCAGACTCAGCCTATGCCAGCTTCTCTTCACTCATCGGCTGTTGAGAAGAAG CTGGAGCATCTACCATCAATGGTCGCTGGTGTGTGGTCTGATGATAGTAATTTGCAGCTTGAGGCAACGACTCAATTTAGGAAGTTGCTCTCAATTG AGCGCAGCCCTCCAATTGAAGAGGTCATTCAGGCTGGTGTTGTTCCTCGCTTTGTTGAGTTCCTTATGAGGGAGGACTTTCCTCAGCTTCAG TTTGAAGCTGCTTGGGCTCTCACAAACATTGCTTCTGGAACATCAGAAAATACTAGGGTGGTGATTGACCATGGAGCTGTCCCTATTTTTGTAAAGCTTCTTGCTTCTCCAAGTGATGATGTTCGTGAACAG GCTGTGTGGGCGTTGGGAAATGTTGCTGGGGATTCTCCTAAATGTCGTGATCTTGTCCTTGGGAATGGAGCTCTGCTCCCTTTACTTGCACAATTGAATGAGCATGCTAAACTCTCAATGCTAAGGAATGCAACATGGACACTATCAAACTTCTGCCGTGGCAAGCCACAGCCACCTTTTGACCAG GTTAAGCCTGCTCTTCCAGCACTTGCTCGCCTAATTCATTCTAATGATGAAGAAGTGTTAACTGATGCGTGTTGGGCACTCTCATATCTTTCTGATGGGACCAATGACAAAATTCAAGCTGTTATTGAAGCAGGTGTATGCCCTCGGCTTGTTGAACTTCTGCT TCATCCATCTCCTTCAGTTCTTATCCCTGCACTTCGCACTGTTGGGAATATTGTTACTGGAGATGATATGCAGACCCAG TGTATCATCAATCATCAAGCGCTGCCCTGCTTACTGAATTTGTTGAcgaataattataaaaaaagcaTCAAGAAGGAAGCGTGTTGGACAATCTCTAATATTACTGCTGGTAACAAAGAACAGATCCAG GCTGTAGTAGAGGCTAATATTATTGGTCCGCTGGTTCATTTGCTTCAAAATGCCGAATTTGACATTAAGAAAGAAGCTGCTTGGGCTCTATCAAATGCTACATCTGGTGGTACACATGAGCAAATCAA GTACCTCGTTAGCCAAGGATGCATCAAGCCCTTATGCGACCTTCTAACCTGCCCTGATCCAAGGATTGTAACAGTCTGTTTAGAAGGTCTTGAGAACATTTTGAAGGTAGGAGAATCGGACAAGAACTTGGGTGCAAACAACGGCGTTAATATTTATGCACAAATGATTGATGATGCTGAGGGGTTGGAAAAAATTGAGAATCTACAGTCTCACGACAATACAGAGATTTATGAGAAGGCTGTGAAGATTCTCGAGGCATATTGGTTGGAGGAGGATGAGACAATGCCTCCAGGAGATGCTTCCCAGTCTGGTTTCCAATTTGGGGGCAACGAGATGCCATCTGTTCCATCCGGTGGATTCAATTTCAGCTAA